A DNA window from Deltaproteobacteria bacterium contains the following coding sequences:
- a CDS encoding enoyl-CoA hydratase/isomerase family protein, with translation FGTRPDPATAHVVRTTRSPAAALAALGARLRVEVHGACIGAGVELAAWGREVIATPDAFFALPEVAMGLIPGAGGTASLPRRIGRQRTALLALTGRRIDAAAARAWGLVDAIAPADDPWR, from the coding sequence AGTTCGGAACGCGGCCCGATCCCGCCACGGCGCACGTCGTCCGCACCACGCGCAGTCCCGCGGCCGCGCTCGCCGCGCTCGGCGCGCGCCTGCGGGTCGAGGTGCACGGCGCATGCATCGGGGCCGGTGTCGAGCTCGCGGCCTGGGGGCGTGAAGTGATCGCCACGCCCGACGCGTTCTTCGCGCTGCCGGAGGTCGCCATGGGGTTGATCCCCGGAGCGGGTGGAACGGCGAGCCTGCCGCGCCGGATCGGACGGCAGCGAACGGCGCTGCTCGCGCTCACGGGTCGCCGCATCGACGCGGCGGCGGCGCGCGCGTGGGGCCTGGTCGACGCGATCGCGCCCGCGGATGATCCATGGCGTTGA
- a CDS encoding PIN domain-containing protein gives MIHVDTGFIIHALVPVSRADRRLRQFLREGEDVAVSSIAWTEFLCGPAGTNEIEYVRSVFREISPFTDADCETAGDLFNRGGRRRRSLADCMIAAVALRDGASLATTSPKDVQRFGVALTLLVP, from the coding sequence GTGATCCACGTCGACACGGGCTTCATCATTCACGCATTGGTGCCCGTGTCACGAGCCGACCGACGGCTGCGTCAGTTCCTGCGTGAGGGCGAGGACGTCGCCGTGAGCTCGATCGCGTGGACCGAGTTCTTGTGTGGTCCCGCCGGCACGAACGAGATCGAGTATGTGCGCAGCGTGTTCCGCGAGATCTCGCCCTTCACCGACGCCGATTGCGAAACCGCCGGCGACTTGTTCAACCGTGGCGGACGGCGACGACGCAGCCTGGCGGACTGCATGATCGCAGCGGTCGCTCTCCGGGACGGCGCGTCGCTTGCCACCACCAGTCCCAAGGACGTCCAGCGATTCGGCGTCGCCCTGACGCTGCTCGTCCCGTGA